Within the uncultured Draconibacterium sp. genome, the region TGCGCATGTAAGCTTCAAGCGGGTCTTCCGGTCCAACGGCTTCTCGCCACAATTTGCCAATAAAATCAATGCCGTACTTATCGGTCCAGTAATATTGCAACCAATAACTAGCATACCGTTGCCACTCATGTCCGAAATGCCGATGATAATTTGCCATATAAACACCAAAGTTATACGACTGAAAGGCTTCAAGCGGATAAGACTGAAATGACTGCCACTGGGCACATTGCTCCCAAAACCCGTTTCCGCCATTTCCTCCAAAACCATATCGGAAACCACGTTTAAAATCATTTGGAATTCCACTGTAGGCCAATAAGTCGGCATACACCTGATACTGGAAGCTATGTCCAATTTCGTGTGCAATTGTAGAACCTACGGGCTTACAGGTACTTGGATTAACCCAAAGTGCACCAATCATATCATCATATCCACTTCCTGTTGCCAACCATTCGGTTTGATACAACAAGTAAATTTCCATTTTATAATTATCAAGGTTTGTTTTTCCACCCCCCAGTTCAGCAAAACCTAATGTATTCACATTCACATTGAAGAACGACTCTGCCTTTTCCAACAAGTCATCAACATCAACCCGCATTGCTTCAGGTACAGATGTTGCATTAGGATTTAACCCAAATTGAGGTTCCCAGAACACAATAAAATGCTCTGATTGTTTACTGCGCACAAACGACCATTTGCTATCGCCACGCAAAAAATCCATATTGACAAACTCTCCGGGTTTATAAAATTTGTCATAATCCGTAACGTCTGATTCGCTTAATACGACAACAGTATCTGCCGAAGGTGTTGTTGTAGTTGTATCAACCGGATCGGGATCTGGGACAGGATCGCCCCCTGAAGTTACACTATCGTTTCCACAAGCTGCAAAAGTGAATAAAAAAATAAACAGGAAAGTAAAGGAGCATAAGCCGGATTTCTCCGACTTATGCTCTATCTTTTTTGATTTAAAAATCATTGTAATTACCAATCTATTCAACAGCCATTGCATTTACTGTAATTACAACAGCAACGCGAATCTCGTTATATTTCAATGCCTCAACAAACCGAACCTCCTGTCCATCAACCAATTGACCAGGATACTGACCAACCGATAAATATCCATTTTCCGGATAGAATTCAGCAAAAACCACCGCATTACCAGAATCATATTCAACGACATCACCATCTGCATCCCACCAGTGCCCCCAAGGAGCTTGCGTGTTTGCGGCACTTGAAACGTCATTATGGGTAGAGCCATCAATAGCAAAACCTTTTATTTCTGGAGCTCCACTTTCTCCGCCAATACCGGCAAGTAACTCTTCTTCAGTAATACCAAATGCTTCAGCAATTTTATCCAGTTCTATTTGCAAATTACCACCATCATACGAACTCTCACTTATGGTTATATCCATTGAATATTCAAGAATTAAATCAGCATTGATTCTATTTCTCTGTGCTTCTGCAATTGAGTCCTGACGGTCTATTTCTGCTATCTCCTCATCAGTAAGGTTATGCACATTGCTAAAATCTTCGTTGTCTCCGCAACTAAATAATCCGGCAGTACCAATCAAAGCCAGAATTAATAATATATGTATCTTTTTCATTTGTTTAAATTTTTAATTTTCAGTAGTGTATTACCACAATTAATTTGCTCCACCCTGATAACCTTCGTTTTGAACAAGTGAAATGTTAGCATCTAAAGCTGATTTCGGAATTGGGAAATAATCCCAATAGGAATCAGTTGTGGCATCTTTACAGAACCATGATTTTCCGTTAAATACATTTCTTCCATCGCCCATTTTAAAACGAATAAGATCTTGACGACGATGATGCTCTCCTGCAAATTCCCAAGCCAAATCATCAAGCAAACCACCAAATTCAATATCGTCGCCACCTTCGTTGGTTACATTATATGACGCTGGATCATAATTGGCATATCCTTCGCTGGTATATTCACGATGTCCGTAATCATATACACTTCCACCTTTCAAATCAGCAACAGAACGAACTGCACCCTGTGCAGTTTCGAACGAACGACTGCGAACTTCTGTAATAAGGTCGGCAGCAGTTTGCTCATCTTGTCCCAATCGAAGTAAGCATTCAGCTTTAATAAACATTGCATCTGCCAAACGGAAAAAAGCTATATCATTTCCATATGTACCATAGTCACCTGGTTCAATTTCACTTTTCACAAAGCGGTAACCTTCTTGCTGGTATGCACCAGGATTATCGATTGAGTGAACGTTCTTTGAATAGTTCAATACGCCTTCGCCAGCCCAATCGTCGTCAGCAAAAGGAATAGGGTCGCCAGATTGAGGAATTACATTTCCTTCGTCGTCTTTAGTTGCAAAACGTTGCACACCACCAGTCCAGGTATACCCCAAACGAAGGTCACCTTCTTCATAGCTATCGATAAACTGAGGTACAGCACAGCTACCATTCCATGGAGAATTGTTATAACCATAAGCAGCTGCTCCGGCACCCACCAAACACTTATTTATTAAGTAATTGTGCGATGCATGTGTATGATCGAGTGGAATTCCAAAAATTACTTCCGGTGATCCGTCTATATCAACTTTAAAATTATCAAGATAATTTGGAGCCAGAGAATAACCACCATTATCAAAAATGTCCTTAACCTCAGCTAAAGCCAATGTATAATACGAATCATCATTAGTACCAAAATAGGCATTATAGTTCAGGTACAATTTTGCTAATACCATATCGGCAGCAAAACGATTAGGGTAACCAAAATCTTTTTCTGCACCCAGCTCTTCTTTAATGGCATTAAGTTCTGTTACACAGAAATCAAAAATCTCCTGTGCCGATGCTTGTTGTGGAAGATAACCAGGTTCTGTATCCTGAGTTGTTTCCAGCGGAACGTTGCGGAACGCATCAAGCAAAATATAATAGTTTAATGCACGCATAAAACGCATTTGCGCTTGCTCAGAACCTGTTTCAGGCAATACATCAAGCGTTTTATTGGCATAACCAATTCCTACATAAGCTGTTTTCCATAATCCATCTATATGCCCTTGTGTAGAGTTCCAGCTGTGTTTGTGCATTGGAATATAAAGGTCTCCCCAACCAATTCCAATTCTTTTTGGGGTCATATAAATATCGCTACATTCTTCCATTACATCAAAGTAGCCGTTCCATCCCCAATAAAGGTAACGGAACTGAGAGTAAACCTTACCCATCATATAACCAATTACTTCCGGGTCGTTTACATCAATGGTTTCGTCGGTCAACCCGGAGTACACTGTTTCATCCAGGTCGGTACAAGCTCCCATTAACAATAAAATTGCTAAAGAAAAACTAAGTATAGAGTTTTTTATGAATTTCATATGATTAGTATTTTTATTTTTAAATGTATCATATGTAACTCGCTTTTTATTTGATACATCTCTTGTTTCTTCCAAATATGCTCGTTTCATAATTCTCAATTTTTAAAAATTAACAGAAAGTCCAAAAGTGTACGAACGAACAGTTGGGTACTTATCACGGTCGTCGATACCAGGTGCACGGAAATCATGGTTGCCGGCATCATCAACTACATAATTAGACACTTCTGGATCCAAACCAGAATATCCGGTAATACAGAAAAGATTCTGCCCGCTAACATATACACGCAGGCTTTTGATATATTTTTCAAAATTACCTGTTATTGGCAGGGTATAGCCAAGAGTTACGTTGCTCAGTTTAATAAAGTCGCCATCTTCAATATGGTCGCTCCAAACTCCCTGAGGCATTGATCCTGAAAGTTTCACCATCAGTTGTTTTCCTGTTGCTTCATCAATTACGGGTGTTCCATCAGGGTTAATAGCAGGATGCAGATCGGCAGCACTTTTTAAACGGTTGTATGCAATTGAATTGTTTTCATAGAAACTACGCTGAGTATTTAATATCTGGTATCCAAACTGGCCAGTAAACATCATACTCAAATCAAAGTTCTTATAACGGAAAGTGTTGTTCCAGCCAGCATACACACTTGGTAACCCATTTCCTAAACGCTGACGATTTGATTCTAAGTTGTAACTGGTATCAAATTCTTTAACAGACCATTCTTCTGTGTCTTCATCGTAAACTTCAACCAAAACAAAACCATCTTTGCTAACGCCTACAGAACGTAATCCCCAGAAATCGCCTAAGGGTTTACCAATTTCCATGGCGTGAGTGGCTACCGAAATAGGATCACTTACTCCACCAACTTCCTGAAAGTTATCGGTTTCGTATAAATCGTTCGATAAACTCAACAGTTTGTTGGCATTATGAGACAAAGTAAGTGTTGAATTCCATTCAAAATCACCTTTTTTAACCAACAATCCTGAAACCATAAGCTCAATACCTTTATTTACCATTTCACCAACGTTAGCGGTTGTACTTTCGTACATATTTGGCGGAACCGGCACTGCATAGTCGAACAAAAGATCTTTCGTCTTTTTGGAATAAACATCAACAGAACCTGATAATCTTGAATTGAACATAGTCCAGTCAACTCCAATATTTACCTCACGGGTAGTTTCCCATTTCAAATCAGGATTTGGGTTTTGATCAACCATTAAGGAAGGAGTCCATACACCATCGCGGCTCAAGTGATCACCATAAGGATCGAAATTGTATTTAATTAACGACATGTAATTGTTATTTGGAATAACACCTGTTACACCATAACCTCCACGTAGTTTTAGGTTGTCAAGCCAGGTTGCTGTCTGCATAAACGATTCGTTGCTAATGGTCCACCCAATCGACGCTGAGGGGAAAGTACCCCATTTGTGGTTGTCTCCAAATTTCGATGAACCTTCGCGACGAACACTTACAATTGCATTGAAACGGTTGTCGTAGCTATAACTTGCCCGACCAAAAAAACCAATTAATCTATTGTCGTCCTTATACGATCCCATACTTGCAACATGGTCTTCGTCAGTTAAATATAAACCTTGGTCCAAATTGTTATACAGATACGATTCTGAAGGAAACTCTGAGTTTCCAGCACTGTACTCATCATACACATTGTATAGGTAACTATACCCCAACAAGGCTGTTACACGGCTTTTGTCAATAGTAAAATTATATTTCGAGGTTAATTCTAAGTTATCGCTTTTTGTATTGTTCGACCATTTTGAGGCACTACCTCTTACGCGCGCTATTGTTCTGTATTGATCCTCCGGATCAACTGTACTTTGCGAATAAAATTTGCTGGTATAATAATCTTGCGAAGTAACACTTGTCTCGGCACGCGATAGCATCAAATTGGTTTGCCAGTTTTTAATAGGCTCAACGGTAATGTTTCCAACCACGCGTGCATATTTACGGCGATAATCACCAATACGCTCATTTTGTATTTCAACAGGGTTGTAATACTGAAAACGGTTAAACTCTTCATAATAATCACCATCTTCATGATAAACTGGCGACGACGGATTATGAATTAATGCCTGACGATAAGCATAATCATTGTTATTGTTCGTATTCTCATGGGTAGAATACAATACGTTTAAATTTAACTTTACAATATCGTTTAACGCATACTGGCTAAAATCCAGTTGTGCTTTCACATCTTCGCTGTCACTCTTGCGCATTATACCTTCTTCATCAGAATAGGTAACGTTTGCCGAGTATGACGACTGGTCTGATCCTCCGTCAAAACTCAATGAGTGGTTTTGTGTGTAACCTCCTTTACGGCTTATTGCTTCTAACCAATCGGTATCGTAACCATCATATTTAAAATTAGTTAAGCCATAAATCACATCGTGGGTGTCCATAAAATCGGCAGTTTTGTACCACTCCGAAACTGATACATAACTTGAGTATGTTGCATTTGAATATGATCCCCGTTTTCCCGATTTAGTAGAAATAAGGATTACACCATTGGCTCCCCGGGTACCGTAAATTGCAGCTGCCGAAGCGTCTTTCAATACATCAATCGACTCAATATTTTCTGGAGCTACAGTGGTTAATGACCCCTCGATACCGTCAACCAGCACGAGTGGTTCAACTCTACCATTAATAGAAGTAATTCCGCGCAACATTATACCAGAAGTGGCATTCGGGTCACCCGATGATTTAGTAATACTTAAACCAGCGATTTTACCCTTCACCAGTTCGGCAGCATCACTAATCTTACCGATTGTAAAATCTTCCGATTTTACACTTGCAATAGCACTGGTTACTTCGCCTTTTCGCTGGGTACCATAACCAATGGCAACAACTTCATCAATACCAATGGTTTCAACTTCCATGGTAACGCTAACAGTTGCTTTTCCCTCTAACCGGACTTCCTGTGTTTTAAATCCAATGTACGAGAATTGTAATACGTCTTCAGCATTTGCATCAATGGAGTATTCCCCATCAAGGTTGGTAGTGGTACCATTTGTTGTACCAACAACCATTACTGTTACACCAGGTAAAGTTATCCCGTCTGCATCATAAACAGTTCCGGTAATCGTTTGGGATTGACCGAATACTGTGAATGGAAAGATCAGGAGAAACATGACATAGCAGAACATTCGTGTTTTTCTTGATTGAATAGATTTCATTTCACATCGTTTTTAATTTAATAATTACTGTTATCGGTTCAGGTTCGGAAAAGCAACCGATAACTTTCTTTTTGAATTTGTTGTTTTTCTATTTCGAGTTTTTTGTTTAATAGTTCAATAATGCTGATTGTTGTTTTGGATTTCAACTGATCAGCAAAAAAATAATAAGAGTTGATTAATAATCTCTCATACGCAAGAATTTTGGTTTGATTTTACTCGTTATTAGTTATTGAAAATTAGTTCCCCCCTTTGTTTAATTCAGCCATCCGCAAGTAATTATTTAACCCTAAAAACAGAAATAACAGATGTCCAAAAAACTATAACAAATGTCAACCACCCCAATAACACTCTAAAATACGGCACATTACCGATACTCAGAATTAAAATTTAGAACCGATAATATACGATTAACAATAAGTAGCCGAAGCATTACAGAACAATTATGCTGGCTAAAAGACAGGGGTGAAAACTCAAAAAAACTATAATGATTTTGTAATGGATGCAAATTGTCAATTTGCCATACCAATATTGGCTGTTAACCCTATTTATCGAAATAAGATTTTGGTGTTACGCCAAAATATTCTTTAAATCGCCGGCTGAAATATGCCGGACTCGAGAAGCCGGTTCGATAAGCAGCCTCTGAAATATTACACGTTCCATCGGCAATTAATTTTACAGCCTCGCGTAAACGAATTGAACGGATATATTCGGTGGCCGAACAATCAGTTAATTTTTTAAGCTTAACATGTAAAAGCGACCGGCTAATCCCCATTTCATTAACCAGGAACGAAACATCCAGATTTGATTGATCAATGTTCTCCTTTATCAGCGTAGTAATTTTTTCAATAAAACTTCTATCTGACTCTGAACATGCAACTTCTGTTGGCAACATTTGTGCATCCGATTTAAATCGCTCAATCAAGCTTTTTCGCGTGCTAAGTACGTTACTTATTAACGTAACAAGTATGTGTGGCAAAAATGGTTTCTCAATAAAATAATCTGCACCGGTTTGTAGTCCCTCGTACTCATTTTCCACACCACTTTTTGCTGTTAGCAAAATTACGGGGATATGCGAAGTACGAATGTCTGATTTCAATTTTCGGGTAAGTTCAAAACCATCAATTCCGGGCATCATTACATCGCTAATAATTAAATCGGGAAGTGCTTCTTCAACTTTCTGCATTCCCTGAGCACTGTCAATAGCTGTTACAACTTTATAGTCGTCAACCAATGTTTCTGAAATAAACTCAAGCAATTCACGATTATCATCAATAACCAAAACGGTTGGTTGTGTACTTAATCGTTCCACTTCATCGCGAAGTATTGGTACCTGTTTTAAATCATCGGCCATTGTTATATTGGTAATGTACTGATCGGCACCAAGCAAAACTTCATTATCCCGATAGGCTTTTCGCGAAACAGGTAGTTCAACAGTAAATACTGCGCCTTCGCCAACTGAACTATTTACCTTAATGCTTCCTTTATGCAGTTTTACCAGACTATTTACCAGGGCTAAACCAATTCCCGATCCTACCATTTCTGATTCAACTCCACCATCTGTATGATAAAATCGGTCAAAAATTCGTTTTAGTTTTGACGAATCAATTCCAATTCCATTATCGGCAACAATTATTTTTAATGTTCTGTCGTTTAATTCGTCGCCATACAATTGTACTTTAACTAATACTTCTCCTCCTTGCCCGGTAAACTTCATCGCATTAGAAATCAGGTTGATAAGTATATTCTCCAGTTTCTGAAAATCAACCCAAATATTGGTATTCAGATCAATAATCTCCACTTTAAAATCGATTGATTTCGATTCTGCCATCTCCACAAAAGCTTCTTCAGCATCTTTTAATAAAGTAGTTATATTTTGGTGGCTCACACGAAGTCCTTCTTTGCCATTTTCAATCTTCCGAAATTCAAGAAGCTGATTAACCAGGGTTAACAAACGATGTGCATTATTTTTAATCCCCTTCATCTTTTTATTTAGCGCCGGCGTAAGTCTTTCTTCTTCCAATATACGAGTAAGCGGCCCTACAATAAGTGTTAATGGAGTACGAAGTTCGTGTGAAACATTGGTAAAAAACTCGAGCTTAAAGTTATTAAGTTCGGTTACGTACTCTTTTTCCCGGCGTTCCATTTTTGCTAATGCTTTCGATTTTTGAATACGGGTGGCAACTACATAAAATCCGAGTAATAAAATAACAACAAAAACAAAATACATAAAAAACCCCCACTTTGACAACCAGAATGGTGGTTCGATAATAATTTTTAATGTATTTACATTATCTCCCCATGCCGTATTATCAGTAGAAGCTTTTACATGAAAAACATACTCTCCGGGGCCAAGGTTAGTATAAGTAGCAAAATCGCGATTACCTACAAAGTTCCATGCTGTTTCAAAATTTTCGAGATAATAAGCATACTGACAATTGCCTCTATTCCGGAAATGCAACCCCGTATATTCGATCGTAAAAACATTTTGTTTATACTTTAAATGAATCTCAGGATGCATATTAAGCGATTGTTTAATTGCCTGCTTTTCTCCGGGAACAACAGGTTGGTTAAACAATTGAAATCCGCGAAACACAACATTTAATTCCTTCTGACTCCTTTCTCTGGCCCTATCGTTAAAGGAGATCATTCCCTGGTTGGCACCAAAATAAATCACCCCTTTGCGGCTAATATATGAAGCTCGGAAATTAAATTGTTCAAATGGTAATCCCGAGTCGCGATTATACCAAACCATCTCCCCCGTTTCTGGCTTTAGTTTCACCAGGCCTTTATCGCCGCTAACCCACAAATAGCCATCACTACTCTCTTCCAAACTAAAAATCCATGAGAAAGGAAAACCTGTTGATTCATTGTAGATATAAACCGAATCATTCGTTTCGTCGTATCCATATAATCCCTGTCGGCAATCACCAACCCACAAACGTCCCTGTGAATCCATTTTTGAAAAGTTCTTATTTTTTAGGGAATCGAACTTTTTAAACTGACCAAACGAATCTGACTTTTTATCATAATAATAAATTTTTACATATGACGAAAACCAAATGCGATCTTTGTTTTCAAACATATACTCAATGGGCAGTTCATTTAATATTTCGGGGTGATACGGCGTTATTTTTTGCGTTTTTGTATTATACACTGCAACCCCCGGAGATGTAGAAATAAAAATACTATCGCCAACATGCAGTAGTTTATAAATTATATTCGACTGCAATTCAGGATAAGTTGTAGTATTTATATATTCAAATTTATTCGTTTTCAGGTTTAAAATGTTTACTCCACCGGTATATGTGGCAATCCATAAACGACTTGGCGTTTCAAATAACAAATCGTGAACATTATTAAACGACAATCCATTTTTTTCATTCACTACACGAACAACCTCATCACTCTCAGCATCAATTTTGTTAACACCCATATCCTCCGTTCCTACCCAAATATTTCCATTCTCATCTTCGGTAATACAACTTACAGCGCTACCCGATAAATCCTGTATACGAGTACCTGCTTGCCAAACATGAAAAAACTCGGGTGTATTTTTCCAAAAGTTAATTCCCCCAAAATAAGTTCCCAACCACATATTACCGTCTCTATCGCAAAAAACACTATAAATAGGATTTGTATTTAATCCTTTTGGGTTGTGTATATCGTGCTGATAATATTCAAATGTTTCAGAATAAGGCGACCAAACACATAAACCATCCTCCGAACCAATCCATACTCTTCCCTGCTGATCTTCGCAAATAGAATGTACCATATTATGCAGTAAATGGCGGCTACCTTTTTCTTCGACAGAGAATCGTCGCGCCTGCCCATAGGTAAGATTAACCCGGGTTAAGCCTACAGTATTATTACCAATCCATAAGAAATTATTGTTATCGAGATAAAAATTAGAGATGTCTGTAACATCAACATCTTTTGGCAAAGCGAAAAAGCGATGCTGTTTTCGTTCCATATCAAAAATAAGCAGTTGCTTTTTATCTGTAATGGCAACCAACCGCCCATCTTTTTCTCTCAGGTTTACTATTCTTGTTTCTTTTGCGATTTGGGCATAACTAACATAATCTCTAAAACTTATTAGTTTGTTTGACTTTGTATTGAGTAGAAAAATTGTGTCTTGTTTTAAAATCCAGTAACCATTTTCCGACTCTCGAACTTCGATAACATCGCCCAAATTATTAATTGCCTCATAAGGTTCAAAAATTTCTTTTTTGAAATTAAAGGAGTAGAATACATTATCGGTACTTTGAACAAGTAATGTTGAATCAACTTTATGAAAATGATTCCACATACTCCAAATATCAAAGGATTCTCCGTTTTTATTTACCGCCTGAAATGTTTTAAAGTTTTTCCCATCAAAGCGACAAACCGAACTTCGGGTTGCTACCCAAATAAAACCAAACTGATCCTGACAAATACTTTTGATATAAGAAGAAGGTAAACCATCTTCGTTTGTATAATGTATAAAACTGAGCTTTCCGTCATTTGCTCGAACAGAAAACGTAACAATCAGCAATATTAAAATCAAAAATATCTTCGGCTGTTTAATCATTTGCTTATAACTGCTCATTCTTTTTTAGTAACAAATGGAATTCATACATTAAATACACTTATGCATGAACAACTCTCCTTATCATCTTTTTACAATTCACCCCATTTTGTAATTTACAAAAATAATGGTAAGGCTTATCTTTACTATAATAAATGTCTCAAAAAGTTATAAAAAAGAAAAGCCGACACAAAAGGCCGGCTTTTTTTAAATTCCATCTATTAGACCAGAAAAACACCTTCATTGGAAGGTATATTTCAATTATCGTTTTTCAATAATCTTAATTATAACCTGGGTTCTGTTGAAGATTAGAGTTCGAATTCAAGGCGCTCAAAGGAATTGGGAAAAGTTGAGTATGTTCATCGCCAATTGCCTCGTGGTTAAACCAGCTTTTAGTTGAATATGTTCCAAAACGAATCATTTGCATACGTCTTTGGGCTTCACATGCAAACTCCCATCCCCACTCATCGTAAAGACCTCCAAATTCAACAGGAGTAGCATCATCTCCACTTTGTGTTACTTCCTGCGAACCTTCTACACCTATTTCATCCCAGGTAGCTTCTCCGTTATTTACTTTAGCATATTGTTCATAGGTAAGCGACCCCCAACTAACAAGTCCGTATTTAATTTGTGTATCGCCTTTCAAATCATCAAGTGTAACAGTTGGTGCCGGAGCACGCATACGAATTTCATTAACCAACTGAACCGCATTATCTTCATCTCGGCCAAGGCGCAACAAACACTCTGCTTTGGTAAGTAAAACTTCTGCATAACGATAATAAGGAAAGTCGTTACTCCATGTCCATGATGTTTCGGTATCTTGTTCATATTTATTAACACGACATCCAAAATCGATACTTGTCATCGACTGATTTTCACCATTTTTACATGACAGAGATGGCAGGTAATTAAGACAAGTCCATACTACACTCTGCTCATCATCATGCGCATACATTGGTCCTCTCAACCATGTTTTCTCTAAACGTGCATCTTCTGGATCATAGCTGTCAATAAATTGAGGATTAGCACAACTGCCTCCCCAACATTGGTAACTCCAACCAAAATGTGCTTTTGAAATAGGCGGATACCATTTAGCATGCTGACTAAAAGTATACGAAGAATTATAAATATCATCGTAAGGTACAGCGAAAATTACCTCTTTATTAGAAGGTCCTAATTCCACAGTAAAATTATCTGAATATTCAGGAGTGAGCTCGTAAAGACCTGATTCGATAATAGCATTGGCACATCCCAGCGCTTTTTCCCACTGTGGTGTTCCGGTATAAACTTCTGCATTTAAATATACACGCATCAGTGTTGCATAAGCAGTCCATTGGTTTACCCGTCCGTATGTTTCAGCATCGGCACTTTTATTCAAAAGATCCGACTCAATAACTTCTGTCAGCTCGTTAACAACAAAATTATACACCTCTTGACGACTAGACTGAGTAGGAATTTCGTCAGTAAATGCAGTTACAATTGGTACATTTCCGTGCGTATCCAATAAAATTGCATACCA harbors:
- a CDS encoding RagB/SusD family nutrient uptake outer membrane protein; translation: MKTYKIIFIILIALTVGLSGCFNLDEEVYSEVNEEIFSPTEQDVVALLASAYFPFGFAMDWYGYFDNQEEPADVMITPTRPNGWDDGGTYKRMHKHTWTSEQGQPENVYSNCYSGINNANRVKDQIEAGELPMDEASKAATVAELRGIRAIWYAILLDTHGNVPIVTAFTDEIPTQSSRQEVYNFVVNELTEVIESDLLNKSADAETYGRVNQWTAYATLMRVYLNAEVYTGTPQWEKALGCANAIIESGLYELTPEYSDNFTVELGPSNKEVIFAVPYDDIYNSSYTFSQHAKWYPPISKAHFGWSYQCWGGSCANPQFIDSYDPEDARLEKTWLRGPMYAHDDEQSVVWTCLNYLPSLSCKNGENQSMTSIDFGCRVNKYEQDTETSWTWSNDFPYYRYAEVLLTKAECLLRLGRDEDNAVQLVNEIRMRAPAPTVTLDDLKGDTQIKYGLVSWGSLTYEQYAKVNNGEATWDEIGVEGSQEVTQSGDDATPVEFGGLYDEWGWEFACEAQRRMQMIRFGTYSTKSWFNHEAIGDEHTQLFPIPLSALNSNSNLQQNPGYN